The following proteins are encoded in a genomic region of Nicotiana sylvestris chromosome 4, ASM39365v2, whole genome shotgun sequence:
- the LOC138890167 gene encoding uncharacterized protein, producing MSSKKFIDMMKRLSINMPLVEALEQMMGYTKFMKDLVTKKRSMNCETIKMTHQVSAIVHSVAPKLEDTSAFTIPFTIGSADFAKALCDFGASINLMTYSVFKTLRIGKLRPTSMRLQMVDRTMKRPLGIIDDVLVRVDKFILPVDFVIFDCKVDYKVPIILGRPFLDTGKDLLNVEVGKLTFRVGDEKVVFHVCKSMRQPNSNEVCSFMDLVTDVIIHDSSATMNIEDTLEAVLLNIDDDEEKDSYVECVNA from the coding sequence atgtcgagtaaaaagttcattgatatgatgaagagatTGTCTATTAATATGCCATTAGTTGAGGCCTTGGAACAAATGATGGGTTATacaaagttcatgaaggacttggtaacaaagaaaaGGTCGATGAATTGTGAGACTATAAAgatgacacatcaagtgagtgcaattgtacACTCAGTGGCTCCTAAATTGGAAGATACAAGCGCTTTCACAATCCCTTTTAcaattggaagtgccgactttgccaAAGCTCTTTGTGATTTTGGGGCGAGTATCAACTTGATGACCTATTCGGTGTTCAAAACTTTAAGAATTGGGAAACTAAGACCTACATCTATGAGGTTACAAATGGTGGATCgtactatgaagagaccattgggcattattgatgatgtgttggttcgtgttgataagttcatccTCCCGGTggattttgtgatttttgatTGTAAAGTGGACTATAAGGTAcctattattttgggtagacctttccttgatACGGGGAAGGATCTTCTTAATGTGGAAGTCGGTaagctcaccttccgggtgggtgatgaaaaggtggtcttccatgtatgcaaatctatgaggcaaccgaatagcaaTGAAGTTTGTTCATTCATGGACTTGGTGACTGATGTGATTATTCATGATTCTAGTGCCACAATGAATATTGAGGATACTTTGGAAGCCGTTTTGCTCAacattgatgatgatgaggagaaAGATAGCTATGTGGAATGTGTGAATGCATAG